The window ttcaatttacattttttttataagtattaatttactacTTCATAAAAACTGTTACGTACCTTTTCTCGATTTTAGCTCTTTTAAACTTTTGTTATGGACGTGTAGTAAGTGGCTaacttttaggattaaaaaactaaaattttggattaaacaaaaattgataactgttattaaatttttttataaaagaacaacaatacaaaaaaaaaaaaaaagttagttacaaaattttaaaattttcttttatttacttatgttatgAATGTGTAGTAAGTGGCTAAATTTTAAGATTAGAAAACTACcctgcaaattattaacttttttctttttttcaaaaaaaaaaaaaaaaaaaagaagctactAAGCACGCATGAGCGAggctaatttatttttagatttatacGAGGTGAGTGGAGGGAAGGagttaattttaacttttttttccctaccaaATCCCTTATCATTATCGCATTCGCACAACGCCTGAGAAAATTTTCAACGCTTTGGTTCAGAACAAGCACTACGCTACGGTTTGGTTTCAACTTTAAGAACAGTCaaactaggttttggggttGTATCCAATGTGTTTACTTCTATTTCTAACATTTTGATCAAAGCCCATGCCATGTGTAAGAAGAATTATGTCTATGGAGGGTGCACTCCAGGTGCTCGATCAAATGCCTGTGCCTAATTTGGTTACTTTTTTCGTAGTGTAAGCCGAACCCATGACTATTCTTTGTCTTTAGTTCACAGATTTGGTTATAGTAGGCGGACGAATCATTCATCATTTATTGGATGGATTCTTCTTCTTGTACAAACAATACTAacaccaataataataataataagaagaagaagaagaagaagagaggcaGTTGTTATTGCATGATCTTGCCTCCTCATCCTCCTCCCAGTAAGAAAAACAAATCCGGAAAGGCAGCATTGCTTCATCTCAAACCTCTCATCTCCACATCTGAGTCTTCATCCCACTCTTCCATTTCCATCTCTCTTGAGCCAAATCGACCTTTCACCATTGGTCGCAGCACTCGCCACTGCAATTTAGTCTTTGATGACCGCCGTGTCAGCAACCAACATTGCTTCATTCTCTTCGATGCTTCCCTTCTTAAGCTCTATCTTCTTGACGGGTCTTCTTTGAATGGAGTTTTTGTCAATGGGGTTAGGATTGGAAAACCCGAGGAATTGTCTGCAGGCGATGAGGTTCTCCTTATTTGCGCCAAAAATCAGTGTCTTCGCATTGGTTTTATTATTCTAAGCATTGTTTTTGAGAATAATGTGGAAGAGGATATGCTTGTTGTACAAGCGTGCAGCAATAATCGAAAAATTAACAAAAGGATTGTCGCTTATAATCCCATAGTTGGAAGGGTAGACTCTCTTCTAACTCGCTGTAGAAACATATTACAGAGTCATGACCCCATTTTGCATTTATGTGGTGCTGCTATTTACAATGACAATACGACTGATATTTCATCATTGAATTCTTTGAGCAAAGACAACAATGCTCCTCATTTTGTTCCACCACCCGGGAAGAGTTTTTATTTGAATCGCCTTGAATTTATGCACCATACTCCATTGAGTCATAATCCTGTTGTTTCCTTGCTGGAACTTCTATACCCTGTGGAAAGCCTCTCACGATTGTTTATTGCGACATTTACAAGCGACATCTTATGGTATGATTACCCTTATCTTTCCATactttgccttttcttttattatattatgttgTCTAGTCAAGGCTCCCACCTCCTGaactttttaatgttttgaagaTAGTGGGCTCAGAGTTTATTTCTGTTACAGATTTGGTGTTAGGCTTCTAATTGTGTCAATCAAAGTCCCAAACTTATGAGATTGTCTCAATATATAACTCCTATCCATATTTGTTTATCCATTTCCGTTATGTTGGGTTGTAACAAAGTATAGAAAAACTAGAAattgatgataaaattttatgtttcacCTAGCTaatcagttttgattttttttgggtaatcaCTTTCCCACTCCAAGTGAAGTTTTCTACTTTTCtcggtttaaactttaaacagAGCCTTCTCTCTCTACCCTTTCTATTCAATGGCTAACAATTTGATTTCTGAACAAGCCCTAGGTGAAATACACAGCTTAATGAATGGTTTCCTACTTTCAATTGTTTAATTATTACCTAGACATAAATGAATAACGGAGATGGACAAAGACTTCGAATTGAAATGCTTTCTTAAATTTgggacaaattaaaaaaattaaaaacctaggATTTAATCTAAAACAAGGTATAAACTCTATGCGTTTTTATGTATACAGTCCCTTTCTATTTCATGAGTGGTAATGAATTTCATTGAAGAAAGCGCAAATAGGGGGCGCAACCCTACTACACGGGATGTAtattgaacctttttttttttgggtttaaaattttaaataatgcacCCATTCATTTTGGGTGTATATTGCTGTTAagctccttttttcttttggtttccatttttatattatgtgttaACTCCTGTTGCTTTTCTGTTTATTGTTTTGAAGTCTAAGTAAGGTTTCATGATAGGTTTTTATCATATTGTGAGATTCCTTTCCATCTGCCAGTTACAATTGCATGCCATAACACTGAGAGATGCTGGAGTTCAGGCCCTGATAAAAGATCGTCTATTCCATACCCGGAATTTCCAAACTTAGTTGTAGTGTAAGTGTCATACTCTTGTTCTTCATTCTTTAAAGAGGAAATATGTGTGCTCAAATGCCAATGGGCTCCAGCTCAAGTGGTAAATCCATGGTTGGAGGGTGATTTCATGATTTTGGCAGCATGCCAAAGTGTatcttttatattaataatttatactTTTCTAATGTAGTCCATGGTTGTAATAGGTATCCCCCATTCCCTGAGGCTATAGCTTTTggtaaagactgcaagaaacaAGGCATTGCTTGCCATCATCCAAAATTGCTTGTTTTACAAAGACAAGATAGTATTCGTGTTATCATTACTTCTGCTAATTTAGTGGCAAACCAGGTGAATACTAAGCCAAGgatcttttaatttatgttttatgACGTGTTTGTTGCATATTTTGCTAATAACTTTGTTATGTGAAACGAAAGACCGTACTATATGTCAAGTACTTTGTGGCTGCTTAACAAGTATGATACCGAATTTGAATGTCTCTGTGTATACTGTACacttattattgaaatattCCGGGTAGTTCAAGAGTTTTAATCTCTTGAATGTTTGCCTGAGTTTTTTATGAAGGATTTGTAAGCCATTATCTAACTCACTGGAAAGTTTAACTGGATTTGGTTGTGCCCTTTTTGTTTGATGCAATTATTTTGTATGTGTTTGCCTGATCTGGCAACCGATAGGACTATGTTAAGTATGTCTTGTAAGATTGTGGCCTTGATGGTCTCTATTTGATTGCtatatcaaataaattaaaaagggtCAACTGCACAAGCATCACcgtatgtttttaatttttgtgaggAGCAAGAAAGGCCAGTGATGTAGAGGATAGGATTATCATATGTTTTAAATcatgcaacatttttttttgttgtgtaaTGCCCAAGTCTTTCAGGTTAATTCAAATGTTAACATGCAAtgcattaaaagaaaaattggaagACAAGAAACtggaagaaaataataatggCTAAGCTCTAACGTTTTGCAATTGATATTTGCCATTTTTGTTTGCAGCGTGCTAGAAATTTCAATAGAATGTGTGGTTTCTTGCTTTCCAATTTGAAGGAAAGCCTTTGGTAATGGAGACTGATTTATATTTTTGCAGTTCTATTTTCTCATGTTAATTTTAGTTAGAGTTATCTTGGTAAAAactgttttattatttatttctatatGTTTTATCTTTTGTATAGTGTCACTCATTGGTTGTTACGATTTTTCAGTGGAACAGAGTGACAAATACAGTTTGGTGGCAAGATTTCCCTCGCACAAGTTCACCTGACTATTCATCCCTTTTTAGCCATATTTATCATGGGGATACAAATAAAGATTCAAAACCTGACTTTGCTGCTCAGCTGGCTGGATTTATGGCGTCGCTTTTGACTGACGTACCCAGTCAGGCCCATTGGATTGTTGAGTTGACAAAGTATGACTTTGGAGGGGCTAAGGGACATCTAATTGCTTCAGTACCCGGGATTCATTCTGACAGAGTTCCCTCTATGATTGAAACCATGCAATTCTTACCTGTGAGTGTCGTCATTTGTGTTGTGCTTGTGTTTCTCAATTGTAAAAAGCTGattttataattgttaaaatttccTTATCAGTTTAACTATACATGTATAATGTATTGATTTATTggtttgtttgattataagatTCTGACTTTTCTTGTATATGAGTGTCTTTTTGGAAGTTGAACATCAACCTCAATCCTGGATACCAATCAAGCTTTTccaatattttttcattctattGTATTTAAATCATAAGTTTGTCACATTTTATTTCTAAATGTGCTGTGCAtagaaaggattttttttttttttttttttttctcataactGGAAAGACTTGGCCACTGTGTGTGTTTGAAGGATGTCTGGTAAGATGGGTTTAATTGTGTCATTTGGCTCTCATGACAGGCTAATCAAGCATTTAGTGTGAAATTCCTTGGTTTAGTTGAAGCATCTGTTGTTGGTTTAAGTCACCTATTTCGAACTGCAGCAGACTCAAATGGTGCACAGCTTAAGAAACTGGCTGCTTCTCTGAGGAAATCTTGTGAAAAAGCATATGGGGTTTTGGAGATTCTTttaataagaaacaaaaatgtgCCTGCAGATGCAAATGCTGTGAGCGTTTTTGTTCCTAATCCCAATGAGTTCTCAAAGGGAGGTAAGATGTACAATGCTTTATTAGGTACATGTCTACTATATAGTTTTATGCTACCGGATGGTAAATAGGAGAagatgtgtgtttttggggtTTGGTTAGTTACGGATTTCATAAGGGAATTGTATTTGGCTGTGTTGAgtgcttgaaaattttattttattggctCTCAGTCTACCtagattttgtttcttctttctcttcttcttcatgcTTGGTACTGATTTTTTCTGCCTGCAAAATATAGgtgggaagagagagagagggggggtgggggggaggaAGTGGTGCCTATGTGTGTTCTGTTTACCATGGCTTTCCCCTGTTGTTCTATGAAACTAATTTATAATGATTAAAAAAGGGTTCTCTGTTGCGTTTCTATCATGATTTTGGGTGTTTTCCCATTGCACAATAACAATAGGTGTATTGGATATAATAACTCAATATAATAGGCATATCACCAGTAGCCGTTGGGGGTCGCTGTAGGGGAGGTACATTAATAACTCGACTGCTAAATGCTTATCATTATCTTTATGGAGTAGGTATTTCTTGTGTATGGACTGCTCTCTGGTGGGGCTTAGTTGCAGTAGGCTTCGATTAGAAGATAATCTGGGATAAAGGTAAAAGGGCCTCTGAGGTGTTATGATTTCCATGCTGCCTAAGATTTAGGTGCTATTGTCCCCTTGAACGAGAATAACATTAGAAAGCACTTGCCTTTATCATGATTGAGGCTCTCACATGGAACTAAAGAGAAGCTGATGCAGGGCAACCAGAACAATTGAAcagtaaaattaaaagataggaaaataaaggaatatgatctaggagtcagcaccaaggCCTGGCTTGGAGTCAACACCAAGCAGGAGAACTATTAGTAGTCAGTACCAAATAAACCAGAAggccatttttttcatttatcaaaatatcaacttaCTCCAAAAGGGGTACAATAGATTGGTTATATAGGGAGAACTAAACTCTAGTTCAAATTAGGAAACTCTAATtaccttattacaaaaataacattgctttcaaaaattaaaatactaatagtgtaataaactactaggatttcacataaaaatacaattgactggAAAACTTAGATAATACTCCCTAtgtcccaatttgtttgtcctgtttcagaaatttaatttttaaagggaacatcatttattgttttatctgCTCTGTAAAAATGTATGagtttccaaaactactcttaaataaatttatcaaaaaaggtTTTGGAAATAATGTAGaagtataataggaacattagtaaattaatgatttttaataacaggacaatattttggaacatcccaaaatggaataaatgacaaaaattgAGATGGAGGgagtactaaatttaaataatgggaaaattacaacttaaccactTGTGgttgtttaaaatttaagttgtctatctGTGGTTTAAAATTTGGCACTTTGCCTACCTAAGGTCCATTCTGTTAGGGGTCCGCAACCCACTTTTGGACTTTCTCCgataaaagcataaaaaatataacaaaaccaaagaaaacaagatcaaagagtggctttgtaaaaatttagaaacttgCTCAAGAACTTCAATAGAACACAAAAATTATCCAATTGAACTATTCTAGCTGATGCTAACACTCTCTACAACAATTATACATATCCAAAACCTACTAACCTTTCATACAAATTAGAACAACAATACAACAGAACTagccaaacacaaaaaataatcaCTAATCAGAGATAATGGATGAAAAATTAGACAAAATCAGTGAAGAACAATGAAACATGAAACCTGAAACTCCAACCCCACCTCTCTATTCCTTCCTCCAACCCTCCATCTTTTCTCTTaacaaaacaacaaacccactaaaaaaatcccaatacctttctctaaacaaaaacaacaaacccacttaaaaaatccaaactttttACATCATCTAATGATCTAGTCAaacgaaaacaaaaataagaagtgAAAGTACCCAGCAATAGCATTGTGAACTGAACAAATGTGTGTTTTGTGCCCATCAAAATTAGAACACACTCAAATGGAACCCAAAAAATTCCAGGTGGTCCTTGTAGCAGATTATGCTCCAAATTCCTATTGATACTATCGAGGATGAGATGGTGAAGATACCACCTCAACATAACCCGATCTTCACGTTACACGCCTTCAACAACACAAATCTAACCTTCATGTTGTTTCCCCTTCTAATGCCAGATCGGAGAAAGAAAGCAGAGATAGAGAGGGAAAGCTTGAGGAAAGAATAGGAGCAAGGAGGCCCACCACGGGTTTGGGTCGGCATGGGAGAGATTGGGTTTTAACAGATGGGGGGAAGGGAATGCCACTGCTGTTGGTGGCAGTGGCAATAAGCAATGGAGAACAAGCCTTTTAGGCTTTCGGCCAGTCCTGTTTGGCTGTATgtaggagagaaagagagggagagaaatatgGTTACcttgtgagagagagataaatatcTTGTTGGTACAAATTGATATGATAGAGAGATAAAATAAAACATCATCTTTACAAGCCCAAATTGCCAGTTTTTGTGTTCCATCGAAGTTCTTGAACCAATTTTTACAAAGAGCCACTCtttgatcttgttttctttggttttgttatggttttttttttggttctgtttttgtttttgtttttaacggAGAAAGTCTAGAAGCGGGTTATAGACCCCTAACGGAGCAGACCCTAGGTGGGCAAAAtgccaaatttcaaaccacagatagacaacttaaatttcggccaAACCACAGAtgtgtaagttgtaatttgcccttaAATAAAAGTCTTCTTGTGTCTTCTCATCAGAAGCAGTTGCCTGAATAATTGGGCTCCCCCTTTGATGTGCAATaaagcatttttgtttttgttttggttttgtggtaaatgtaattttatttaaaatttatctaATTCTAGCGATTATGTGGAAGTGGAGCCATGGACGATCTTATCCTAGCTCAGGATAGTTTTTCTTGTTAGCATATTTGTCAGTACTGTTATCTTTATCTTTCTTCAATGtgtgtttaaaattataattattcatgttGTTAGCTAAtcaatttctttgtttcttgcACTAGATTGCATGCAGCTTGGCTTTCTGCCTAGAAATGTTGCAAAGTGGGTTTCTCCACTCTGGGATATTGGATTCTTCAGATTTTCTGGATATGTTTGTCCTAAAGAAGCCCTTGCAGCTGCTTTAGGCAGAAACAGTGTGAAAGTACAATTGATACTGCATGTGTCTCAGGCATGCTATTTCTGCTATTTATTGGACATTTTATTTGATATGCAACTTGCAGCTTTATATAAATGGTGGCATTTTCAGTTTTGAAGTATCTACAAAAGACAAGGTGTTGACTTGTGCAGGGGCCTCATTTTCAAGATATATCAAGAATGATGCAACCTGAACATGTGATTTCATTATGCTCTCTCATTGCTTCAGTTCAAAGGTGTTCAGGCTTATGGCGATTGCAGGAGGTAATGGTAAATTCTAGATGAGGTTTTTTTGGAATGAACAATGGGGGGCTTAGAAATCTTAGGAGGGCTGTGGATCTTCTCATTAATAGTTGacacagaacatgtttaaattttCTAGTGAGGCTTTGAAATAAATTGAAGGGTTGGTTTGAGACTTCAAAATGGTGGCAAGTATCTTTAAATTTGTAAATCCATTGTTTCAGACAATGGAGTTTTTAGATCTGGTGTcctaaataattaaaacaacCCAAAGAATTTGCTTGATTAATAAGTTGGTTGCATCAATCAGTTCGGTTTGGTGAACCTCTATTCTGTTACATTATTTTCAGAAGACTTGATATATATCTTCTAATTTGCTTCATTTCTACTAGGTCTTAGGTCAATATAAATGGCCAGAATCATTAGAGTCTGATTTTATCTATGGTAAGTGTATTTTGcgcaattttaatttttatgccaacgtttttaaaaatatttcctttctaacattttcttcttctttttttaaggtgCATCCTCCATTGGGTCATCAATGAGTTCACAATTTCTAGCTGCATTCTCAGCAGCTTCTGGAAAGAGATCATTGCAATCCTTTGAGTCTGAAGAGTCCGATCCAGAGGTGACTTATTaacttttttgattttctataaacatgcttgaaaatttgaagaTACATTGATTTTAGCTGTTCACTTGTACTCTTGATAGTGGGGCTGCTGGAGTGCTAGTCAAGAATCAAAATGTCCATCCATCAGGATCATTTTTCCCACAATTGAACGGGTGAAAAATGCATGTAATGGAATCTTGCCTTCAAAACGCGTTCTTTGCTTCTCAGAGGTATGGCAGCTCTCAATAGATTATTTATCTGATTTTCTTTTCGCTATCCTGTTTATAAGTTGAGTATTAAATGGGTGAGGTTATGGGTTCAAGGCCCACAAGATGCATGTATaacttaccaaaaaataaaaaaataaatgggctATGTTGGGGTTGAATCCTGGTTGGTCAATAAGCTGGTCTTATGGCTGCATTTAAAGGCATTGGCAGCTACAAGTTGGATGGGATCCTAGGAAAAGAGAGGGAACGGGATATCATAGTTATCTTTATATTTCAAGCTTAATACTCCCATATACCTGAAAAA of the Quercus robur chromosome 10, dhQueRobu3.1, whole genome shotgun sequence genome contains:
- the LOC126702005 gene encoding uncharacterized protein LOC126702005 isoform X2, with protein sequence MDSSSCTNNTNTNNNNNKKKKKKKRGSCYCMILPPHPPPSKKNKSGKAALLHLKPLISTSESSSHSSISISLEPNRPFTIGRSTRHCNLVFDDRRVSNQHCFILFDASLLKLYLLDGSSLNGVFVNGVRIGKPEELSAGDEVLLICAKNQCLRIGFIILSIVFENNVEEDMLVVQACSNNRKINKRIVAYNPIVGRVDSLLTRCRNILQSHDPILHLCGAAIYNDNTTDISSLNSLSKDNNAPHFVPPPGKSFYLNRLEFMHHTPLSHNPVVSLLELLYPVESLSRLFIATFTSDILWFLSYCEIPFHLPVTIACHNTERCWSSGPDKRSSIPYPEFPNLVVVYPPFPEAIAFGKDCKKQGIACHHPKLLVLQRQDSIRVIITSANLVANQWNRVTNTVWWQDFPRTSSPDYSSLFSHIYHGDTNKDSKPDFAAQLAGFMASLLTDVPSQAHWIVELTKYDFGGAKGHLIASVPGIHSDRVPSMIETMQFLPANQAFSVKFLGLVEASVVGLSHLFRTAADSNGAQLKKLAASLRKSCEKAYGVLEILLIRNKNVPADANAVSVFVPNPNEFSKGDCMQLGFLPRNVAKWVSPLWDIGFFRFSGYVCPKEALAAALGRNSVKVQLILHVSQGPHFQDISRMMQPEHVISLCSLIASVQRCSGLWRLQEVLGQYKWPESLESDFIYGASSIGSSMSSQFLAAFSAASGKRSLQSFESEESDPEWGCWSASQESKCPSIRIIFPTIERVKNACNGILPSKRVLCFSEVARRRFQSKMDAPSSGWVYCGSHNFSAAAWGRPISNSGSQANRLEKGNSSLGLRLHICNYELGIIFIFPPTKTKGDTGENCSNLDDVVLPYVVPAPKYGFKDRPATMQAMREALAELTKQEREKFAEIIATEEMVEEILDEEEAEAIEETSYVVEEKEDEKVYAEQLWSQVDSSQSC
- the LOC126702005 gene encoding uncharacterized protein LOC126702005 isoform X1 → MDSSSCTNNTNTNNNNNKKKKKKKRGSCYCMILPPHPPPSKKNKSGKAALLHLKPLISTSESSSHSSISISLEPNRPFTIGRSTRHCNLVFDDRRVSNQHCFILFDASLLKLYLLDGSSLNGVFVNGVRIGKPEELSAGDEVLLICAKNQCLRIGFIILSIVFENNVEEDMLVVQACSNNRKINKRIVAYNPIVGRVDSLLTRCRNILQSHDPILHLCGAAIYNDNTTDISSLNSLSKDNNAPHFVPPPGKSFYLNRLEFMHHTPLSHNPVVSLLELLYPVESLSRLFIATFTSDILWFLSYCEIPFHLPVTIACHNTERCWSSGPDKRSSIPYPEFPNLVVVYPPFPEAIAFGKDCKKQGIACHHPKLLVLQRQDSIRVIITSANLVANQWNRVTNTVWWQDFPRTSSPDYSSLFSHIYHGDTNKDSKPDFAAQLAGFMASLLTDVPSQAHWIVELTKYDFGGAKGHLIASVPGIHSDRVPSMIETMQFLPANQAFSVKFLGLVEASVVGLSHLFRTAADSNGAQLKKLAASLRKSCEKAYGVLEILLIRNKNVPADANAVSVFVPNPNEFSKGDCMQLGFLPRNVAKWVSPLWDIGFFRFSGYVCPKEALAAALGRNSVKVQLILHVSQGPHFQDISRMMQPEHVISLCSLIASVQRCSGLWRLQEVLGQYKWPESLESDFIYGASSIGSSMSSQFLAAFSAASGKRSLQSFESEESDPEWGCWSASQESKCPSIRIIFPTIERVKNACNGILPSKRVLCFSERTWQRLRTANILHDAVPHPHDRVGHPMHVKVARRRFQSKMDAPSSGWVYCGSHNFSAAAWGRPISNSGSQANRLEKGNSSLGLRLHICNYELGIIFIFPPTKTKGDTGENCSNLDDVVLPYVVPAPKYGFKDRPATMQAMREALAELTKQEREKFAEIIATEEMVEEILDEEEAEAIEETSYVVEEKEDEKVYAEQLWSQVDSSQSC